Genomic DNA from Porites lutea chromosome 4, jaPorLute2.1, whole genome shotgun sequence:
TGCCGTCCATAACTGAAAGTTCGtaaacagtggcggatccagtgTAGGCCCCCCCGCCCTCGCTTATTTTAGACCAAACagaggcccgaagggccaaaaattttttttttcagactgctccccccctcccccacccccttatctcagggtctggatgccATGTCTGCATGTGTTCCAGTTCTGGTACACATGCACGTTGCATTGAGTAAACGTTAACGTAAAATGCTTCACCGGCTCCACATTCTTGAACAAAACACTATCATCTTATgcaaactctttgtttaaaagCCGTGTCATCCTTCTGTATGTAGTTCTCTACCAAGTCAGACATGCCCAAAGATTTGAGCGTTATACTTAGTATACCTTTCAGCGTCACACTAAAAATCATAGCGTTATGCcgaaaattccacgaaaaatcaGTGCTGGTGTCGCAGCTTTATGGTCAATTAATGCCGGAGaaattttagccattttccTGCCCCTGCCAAAGAAATACCTCCATACGTTAGGAACACATCGAAAAATGTTTCTAGTACGATACAAGCACCAAGAAAAGTTTCACGATTCTTAGATCTTCCTCGGTTCAGTTGGCTCTCTGGAACTAATGAAACTTATTTCAGTTCAGTTTTCATTTATCTCTTGTAAAACTGCAGCATGAGTGAGCACTCATAGGCTAATAGACGTTTCtctaaaatcaaagaaagattAATTTTGTATCATTATCCCAAGACAGAATAAGGTGTCTAACCCTAGCACTCCATTTCGATAGCAGAATGCATATGACAAGGGTCATAAAGGATCTCCTTTGCTCAGTCGAGTATTGGCcaagactacgagtagtccccatttttcctcagggatagtagagcgagcgaaacgcgagcgcgcgtgaaaatcatcccacgcgagaaaggcgagacgcggcagagagaaagaaaaacgcGTCTCacctttctcgcgtgggatgattttcacgcgcgctcgcgtttcgctcgctctactatccctgaggaaaaatggggactactcgtagtcttgGCCAATACTCGACTGAGCAAAGGACCCAGTTGACTGGTTTACTCGCTTCCTTCCGGTGCTCTCAGGCTTCCGCTTTTCGACTATAATGGTAGTCAAGGATCACTACATAAaggcttattattattattattattatcatcattattattattattattattattattattattattattattattattattattattattattattattattattattattattattaaaacctgGACGCAGTGCGCGTCAACTGACCCACTAAGAATAGGTTTGCGCGCGGACCTTCAAACTTTGAACAGACAGCGATCTGTTATCTGTTTGAAAGCCGAACGTAAGGAAAACATCGCCGAATCTCTCACTGTTTGTATAAGTATAACTATAATTTGTCTTTATAGCAAAATTGTGCACTACAAATGTATTGCGAGTAATAGTTGAATAAAGCGGGCAAAAAACATCACCTCGAACTTTTCTGTTGTTAGTGACACAGCAGGGATAGCAAAGTATCGGAAAGAAACAAGCCTTTTTCTAAAGCTGCTACATTTTATATTGTTCCGACACTTACccaattttatatttcttttttcccttagTATCAAGTAACAAGGGAAAAGGTCGGAACGTAAAATGGCCACGTTCGCAGCCAAGTATCTTGTATCAAGCGCCGCAAGTGGAGTGAGCAACCGAGTAGGCGAATTGAGTGGAGATATCGGAAAACAGCTGAGCACGGAGAACTTGAGTAAAAAAGATCTGGATCGAGCTGAAAAAGAACTGTACAAGGAAGAGACCTCACGCAAGAAGAAACACCTAAAAATGGAGGCATCTAGGGAAAAACTTAGGTCTGACATTAGAGGAAAGTATGGaattacaaagagaaaaggaCATGAACCTGTTGAAAGTCACAGTGGTATTTTAATGCCGAGAAGCGAAAAAGAACTTCTTTTGGCGGCCGAAAATCATGCCGACGAAGAAGATGATTGCGAGTGCAGTTCTTGTTGTCCATGGACTTCATGCTTTCCTTGTTTTAAATTCAACAATCACAAGGATTCATGACGTGATAATATGTTAAAAGAGATTTCGGAGTTTTCACAATGTCATTGTCCAGTATTTAAAAGATTGTGATTTAAGTGATTGGTCGGCGAGGCTTTTCTTTGATTGCACTTCTTGATTGACCAATGACTGAGGTTAGGTCAAGTACATATCTGGGCCGatttgttcaaagctgggttaagataacccagggttagtgcgagatttgaattcagatttgaaagcttaaaaagcatttcagttttaattctttatgtCTACAAGTTAATGATTGGAAGATCTAAAAAATTGCACagaaaattgtccgagaaaatgcttttgaacagaagaaaaagaaacccgggttaagcgctaatcggccttcgaacaactggtcCCAGGGTGTTACAGACCATAGACTACAAACGACTCCGCTTCTTCCGTCGAGCGAAAGCCGGCTCGCGCGACCAGCAACGCGAGATGGGAGGGACTGACGCCCTTGCATCTCACGGTCAGCTGGCAAGCCACTCAATTaacttgaatgaaaaataacagACCACTCAAATATTATTCAGAGTCCATTTGCGTTTTCCAGGtagtctgtgaacaggctctctgtttggggtaagagtgaaaaaatcgcgaggaAAAAATCTTCTCGCGATTTTTTCAAGGCGTCCGGATTGTGGGAACGCGGGGCAAAGAGATGTAAGCATGCAGAAAAAAACAGCGAGGGGTTTGGGCATGGGGCGAGAGCGAAGGAACAGCCCTCTCTCCAGTCTTCCTGTCATCCTTCTTATTTTTTCACGCTCTCTAACTCGCACACCACTAttaggggtatagaatggtaaatTCGAGACTGCGAGCCCGGGTTTCCAACTTCGAGACTCCAACACGCAAAATCACCTGAAAATGAGACTTCGAGACCCATCACAAACGCTCCCGAGATTTCGAGATCAGACCAAAATTTTACGACCCACGTTTTTCGACGAGCCATTCTATACCCCTACTATCTGAACACCTAGAACAGGGTATTAGTTAATTGTCTCAAACCATAGACCAATAGCTTGGGTTTGATTACGAAGTTTGCAGATTGAGTGTCACCAACTTCAAATCGCCGATTATATCAAGCAGGCCAACTCGAGGTACACTGGAGAACAACAGTCTTACATCGGCGAAAGACCACGTTAAGTTAAGTTCTCAAAAAAGTTACCAAAACGATCATTATTTTTGCAGAGTCTGTGGTTGAAGGTTAAAGTGTACCGGAAAATAAGATCCACGTCATCAAACTTACTTCGTggaaacaaaagggaaaaaaaagacaatttacATGGTGATATCCTCAAACCGTTGTTATCGAAACAAGTGAAACAAACatggtttttaaataaaatttctaTTCACTTTTACATGTGAGTTGTTCTGTCAGATGTCAATAGTATTGACGAGTCAGAAAAAATTAAGCTTTTTTACCTGGAGTGGATATACAGAAGGCCGCGCATTTTAGTTCTGAAAATGTTTATTTCCCATTTTCTGCGAGAAACAAACTTCAAGTTCCAGAGTCTTAACAGGATCccttaaaacagcaaatcaatcTTGTAACAAACAAGTTCACTGTGCCGTCCATGTTTTTGAgaacctttatttttttactttttcatcgTCACCCCCTCCCCTAAGAAATACACTTCTGTAAAGTTCGCGACTTGGCGAAGCTACATCTCCGCTCGTTTTTAACACGTCACCTTCAAGCTTGGCTTAATGTTCCATGCCataagttgaaaaaaaaaaaaagaacaataacgacaacaacaaagagAACGGTGGATTGTAAGAGTTAGCGCCACCAACATTCGGCCTTGTGACTGGCTGGCACTGATTTTCAGTTAAGAGCATATATATGCTATACTGTATGTTTAATTTCagatatattttacatttcCTAAAGAACAAGGTGCAATTTCACTGGCCCTTTCCAAGGCAAATAGCATGGGTTGGGCTCACTTTGGATTTTGATCGATTTCTTGTTCGCGGTTACACGCTGATACATTGCCCAAgcggaagaaaaacaaaaatcgcgTTTTCAACACTTTTACTCATAGCGACAGCGATTCGAGAAAACAACTGAAACATCGACTTCACTCAAGCTTTATCCCGTGCTTTCagctttctttcttgttttccttcttttaaagacaaaatgttCCTCGCCATTCAAATCATGCGTCCAGAAAATTGGTTCCAGCGACTTAAGAAAAGAATCCTTGACTTCGGACTGTCTCAGGGTGCAGCAGCGCTTGAAATCCTGCTACGCAGTCGAACTTCCAGTTGCGTTCAagactcaggggcacccaatgacagTTTCCTCCCACATTCActgaaacactttttaggctaacCAGAGTATTTTTAgacctctagaaatgcattgtaagcggcgctataaaatttgtatccgCTCGGTcgtcctaggggaacttgatcATGAGTCTTtccgaaattacaagggcttcagtaatattttccttaaaattttaGACGCAACTTTGCGCATCacgaaaaatacattttttttattcctctaCCATCACATTTTTGCATCTGAAAATTTTGGGTTTCCTTTTTCCTACGAAAAGTAGCCTAACCTGGggtgaaatatgaaaaattaaacttcagaaaatcgtagggaatttattagataagcttcgaaaattgcacATGAATGGAACGATCACCTCGAAATCTTTAGCGTTCcttaagtaatagaaaattctaggcaatatttgcttctccaaacAGATAATATAGAAAACAGTCGTTTTGTGCCCCTGAGGTCTTAGCGCCAAGATGAACACAGTACGTCATAAACAGCACTGACATAAGGTACTTTCCTTTGGGATAATCCGGATCAAGATTTTTGATCCAAGATCACTCCGATCGCGGTGCTTTAAAGGTAGTGATGAATCTCGTCCAGTTGGGGTTTAGTGGTACCTTTGATCCACCATAATCCAAGTCATCACAAATCCTGATCATCACAAGGGACAGTGACACAGAATAAAGCCTTGTGCCCATCCTTTGACATCATAATGAAAGCCAGTTTTCAATGTTTTACAATCATgaatcattttaaaaatacttaagTAAATTAAACCTACAAAGTGCTGCATACTCAGGATTTTGCAAGACCAAAGCTACATGTATGTGTAAAAAACTTGGCTAAAAGACGAGCAAAGGCAGTTTAGAACGTTAAGACCAATTTgttgataataacaataaatataaaattaatactTTTACTACTAACATTTggctttgaaataaaataagctGATAAAATCAAATTGAAATACATAATAGAAATAATCCTGACTGTAATAAattgcaagatttttttaaggTATGTTTTGATGTCCCTTTTACAAATCTACCTTGAATCCAGACTTCACAAGTTTTTGTACCCTTATAAACATTTCAAGAACTTCACCAACTGTTGGCCTCTCATCTGGGTCTTCCCGTTTACAAGACTCATGAATCCCCAGGAGAAGTCGCCTCACCTTATTACTGTTCTGTACTCGGCCAAGAAGTTTGTCTACAACATTGGGTATTCTCCAGATATCAATCCTCTCATCATAAGGGGGCATTTCTTCGTCATTAAAAGGACGCGATTCTCCAAAAGGCCACAGCTGTTCTGGAGCTACAAAATCACCAAACAGCTGTCTATGACCACATTTGATCAATTTACCCTCCTCAACTCTCACTTCTGGTAAGGCATCCAAATCATTGACAACAAGGTGAAAGTCATCGGTAACAAGATACTGAGATAATGTCTTTGTTAAGTCATTTGAGTCACACATTACTCGCACACCAAGAGGACTATTATGAAGAAATTGGAGGATTTGAACATAATCTACGCACAGTTGAAACCTTGTTTCTAAAGTGTTAAATTCACTGAGAACCGGTTTTTCTAATAGTTCATTTAGTCTCTCTGCAGAACCATGCTTGTAATAGCCTGTCACCATCtgacaaaaaatagcaaaataaagGTGTGCTGCTGATGGTACATCTTAGCACTGAGCACAATAAAAATCCAGGAAAACTACTGAAAGCTAAAAGAAGTTTCTACAATTTGAAAAGTATTTGCTTTAGATCAACTAGCAAATGCCATTTGCAGTGTAAAAGTAGGGGCCCCAGGTTTTACTTTTAGAGTAAAAGAATTGGTCTTCCTACAGTGTTGACCCTGAAATGTTAATGAGAACAATGGTATCTTTGAAAAATGAAGACATTGTAAATAAAGTAATTGCCAAGAAAATTTGTCTTAGAAAGAGAAGAATCTTGAAGgcatacatgccaactctcccggctCATCCGGGAGTCTCCCGGCTCATCCGGGAGTCTCCCGGATACGAAACCAATCTCCCGGTCTTCCGCACAGGTCACCATATCTCTCAGATAAAATCATCtgttgagcttttctgtgccttagtttgagatttagaccatttttagctcaaaacttgaatttttcttatgCGTAGTacggtttctggggcatttttgcaCCTATTCAGTCACAGACAAAGATTACTTCTGCATCAAAACGATGATCACAAATTTTGAGAGTTTGTACTTCGTGTAAGACATCATATAATGTCCTCAGTCATTCCCATATTTAtcgggggtggggagggggggtggggttcATTAAATTTCTGGGGTGGGGGGTAGTGAAAaagagagagtctccagatttgaGATCtgcagaggttggcatctctgttAAGGTTCTACATGGACAACTTCTCATATGCTTTACCACTAAGATTTCCACAAAGCCCcacatattttttatttttacatgtgacGTCTTAATTTACACCATATTGCTGCGTCCACAATAAAATGATGTATTCCAGGGCTATGCAGAACTCTTACCGCTGCGTGTACTTTGATCCCGGGCCCGAGACTTTGATCATGAGAATTCTTATTGAATTGTTCCAATATTTAGCCATACGTTTTTGATACAGGTGTACTCACCTCGAGACTTTCGCCATAGCAAATTCCAATGAGCTGAACAACGAATTCACTTCCTTGAAGGCCCTCCACCATTTTCATTCCATGCAGACAATCATCATAATAAGCATCACTCGCACATCTGCTATAAACAACATCATATCCATGCCAGTCTGCGAGATATACCTCTTTTACAGCATTTAGATGACCTGGGATCCCAATCCTGCGTCTTATCCTCACATCAAGAGCGatactagcacagtctagccactGCAAACAAGCTATCCAACCTTGAAAACTGAATTCACCCCTAGGACATCGAACACAGTTCCCGTCAACTAAATGAAAATTAGCCGGACATTCAGGATTTCGATCATTATTTCCAAGCCCATTGTATCTTCCTTTATGCCCAATGCTCCTTCTTGTCGCTTTCTTTCCCGAAAATAGTAAATAATAAGTCAATAACAAGAGAGGTATTGGAGTCAAATAAACCCTTAAATTtgtcgccattttgttttggtgGTTTGAGTAGGGCATAGGTGCTAGTCTCTAGTCTACACTCCGTACTGCACTTTTTTTCTGAGGAAAACTGGGTGCCATAGCTTCTTTATTTGGGCGCCATTTTTCGAACGATCGTTTTGTTGTTGCTGAATTTGGTATCTTTTCATCGTTTTAGCCACTTTCAAAACGTTTTCGTTCCTTTTTTTATGATGCCTTCACGGTATAACAGTGTCAGAAGTATTTTTGAGGAAGCTCAGCGTGGAATTCAGCACCACAAAAAGCTTCTGACCGAACTGAAAAAGCTTCATGACAGCTCCTCACAAGATGAGTTTCAGGAAAGTTTTCTCTGGCATTTGAAACATACCATGGTAGTGTTCAACAGAGAACCTGCTGTTGAAAGAGTCATTGATTTTGCGGCCAAGTATGCTACATTGAAGGATCACCGAACTTCTGAGACTCAGAAGGTAATTAAAAGATAGTATAGAACCGTATTTAAACGATTTGATTTGTAGAACTGCTTTCAGAGTGCTCAGTATTAAAACTAGAGCGTGATTATAATAGGACGGGTAAATCAACTGTAGACGTGACTTggcgttttatttttatttaatttcgtACTACGCAACTAGAGTAGTACTCTAGACTGACAGTGTCACAGTGTCATAGGAAAAACAATTTGCTGGACAGTTGCTGGACTTCAAGGCATTCAGCCCCAGGACTTTTTACCATGGTTACAATAGTGTTTTCTTCATAATTCAATAAGCCACCATAGAGTCAACTGTTATGCAGCTAAAACTCAAAATTGTCAGACCAAGTACTACCATAAACTTCTgattatagagtgttttcactcacgtggccagcatctgtgcaaatttgttggaacaaaagaaagggCTTGCATAAGAacagagttcaactcccagaggattggtttgggacaccaatatggccgctgtttcattgtttcgggacaccaatatggccgctgggacgtcatgtgaaaacactctataagccccccctccctcccccttaccatagacctctttcataatggtTCCCTGTTAATATATTCTTTTAGTAGTATGATAATAAGCCTTTCTGACCTCATTAGCatgtgcaaaatacaaaagaattctCACTTTCAAACAAGGTCAGAAAGGCTGATTATCATACATATAAAAGAATATACTGATAAGCCGCCATCATGAAAGAAGTTTATTAAAGCCCAGCTACACAGTACCTGTAAACGAAAGTTATAAGCCCCCCAACCCAACATAAGCCCCTGTCTATCTTGTATGGCAATGAATTCAactttttacaaagttttgaagcctaaaaaagtgatcaaattcaaaaagtattttgatcagcattGCAATGTAGCAtgttttaaaacacttttttaataCGGTTATAACCCCCCCTGAATATAAAAAGCCCTACCCCCCACCCTGTTTCTAAGCCCccctaaaaccccttacaaagatgTGTATTAAGACAGATGTACAAACATGTGCCTCAATATGCAATTGACTGCAGAAGTCATAGTTACATGTACTGTATAAACCACAACTTTTTTACAACCCTTTAGAATGGTCAAGGAAGTGATGATGAAGAAGACAATGCCAGCAATGCCTTCCTTGATTTCCTCTTCACATTCCTACTGGACTCACATGAAGCTAAAGACAAAGCAGTGCGGTTCCGTGTCTGTCAACTTATCAACAAACTTTTGAACAACATGGATGATGATGCAGTTATTGATGATGATCTTGCTGATAGGATCTTTGAGAGTATGTTGACACGTCTCCATGACAAGTTTCCTGCAGTGAGGGTTCAAGCTGTTGCTGCAATCTCACGACTCCAGGATCCAACAGATGCTGAATGTGCTGTGATTTCCTCTTATTTAAAACTCATGTCAAGTGATTCCAGTGCTGAGGTTCGCAGAGCCGTGCTTCTGAACATTGCTCTCTCCACTCAAACACTTGAGGGGGTTATAGGTACTGCACAACGAAACTGTTTATAGTTAAGTATTTAAACAACGGgatgaagaagaaaatgaataaatgatttaacaaatgaataaataaataattaaagcaaattttgagGGGTTTTTAgtggttcttcatctacctgattcctggtcagatttaattggaatttggaaaggGAAGTgaatttttgtctgttgttaCCAGTCTCTTATGGCTGGAGACAATAGAAGTGAAGGTCTTCAAGAAGACCCTAACTTTGCAAGcttgttttacatttttcaggttgtttatgggtagttttttttgttttttttttattcaggaaGGACTCAAGATGTTACAGAATCAGTGCGCAAGTTGGCTTATCGCATTCTAGCAGAAAAAGTAAACATCAGATCAATGTCCATTGCTCAGAGAATGCAGCTCCTGTCAAATGGATTAAATGACAGATCAGATTCTGTTAAAGAGCTGTGTACTCAGGAACTTCTTGGtggttggctgaaaagttttgACCGGGATGTCATCCAGCTGCTCAAGTGTTTAGATGTGGAGGGCTGCACTGAAGTAGCTGAGCTAGCTGTAAAATCAATACTCAAAGGTACTGATCAGTGTGTACATATTCAGTGCACATATGCCAATTAGGCTAAAGATTGAATTCAGCTCTGTAGAATCAATTGATTAATGTTACATTAAGTTGCATTTGTTGTATTAGGTCTTTTTAGTCATTACAGGTTGCATGCTTTTTCAAGCTAGATTGAAAATGCCTCTACAGGCCCAGAAAtaactttttaaattatttgacCAGCATAGCTTTGTGGGCATAGTAGATCATGGCCATAGCTTAGATCTTTGAAGCCTGATTAGTACTAAAGTAGGTTTAATTGAGTTAGCATGCGGTAAACCCAGGATTAGCACAAGTCAAGAATGAACATTAGGTAGCCATGGCTATTTGTACAACACGGTCTGTAGACACTGGTGAAACCTTTCTTGGTATCATGTACAACTCTATCAACCTTCATGAACACATTCAATCTGTATTATATCATTCAGTGGAGTAGAAAAGTGTGTGTGGCTATCTTCGCTTGAACACCAACAGTTGTTTTTGCATCCTGTGATTATCATTGTAGGATTGCCAAAAGAAGATCTTCAAATGTACATCAACTTGTTAAAGAAGGGCCAGGAAGAGGAAGGTCCAGTAAGGATCAAATATGAAACTCTTGATCCTGAGACAGCATTTTACTGGAGGTGCCTTGGAGAACATGTAAAGACTATGGGAGTAGATGGTGAAGAGCTCTTGGATGAACTTCTTCCAGAAGTGTCTGGGTTTTGCAAGTACATTCAGGggtatgttttttgtttgaCTGTGAAAGCTGTGAACTACATGTACTTGTAAGTAAATTCTCTGTAAACACTCAGACTCCTCCTTAGCACACTACACATAACATGGACACTCAATCTCTATAGAAGACTACTCTTAAAGACATGGTTTCCATTTACACAGCAAGGGAAACTTTTGTAAATGTGGCACCATTGCTTTTGTGATATGGAAATGCTTATTAATTTCAGGTATGTGGAGAGCTATTTATGCAGTCACTCTTCAGAGAAGAATTCAGAGATTCAACACGTATTTGTAATCCAGCAACTTCTGACTTTGCTTGGTGTGGTTGAT
This window encodes:
- the LOC140934119 gene encoding complexin-1-like, which produces MATFAAKYLVSSAASGVSNRVGELSGDIGKQLSTENLSKKDLDRAEKELYKEETSRKKKHLKMEASREKLRSDIRGKYGITKRKGHEPVESHSGILMPRSEKELLLAAENHADEEDDCECSSCCPWTSCFPCFKFNNHKDS
- the LOC140935624 gene encoding protein O-mannose kinase-like; the encoded protein is MATNLRVYLTPIPLLLLTYYLLFSGKKATRRSIGHKGRYNGLGNNDRNPECPANFHLVDGNCVRCPRGEFSFQGWIACLQWLDCASIALDVRIRRRIGIPGHLNAVKEVYLADWHGYDVVYSRCASDAYYDDCLHGMKMVEGLQGSEFVVQLIGICYGESLEMVTGYYKHGSAERLNELLEKPVLSEFNTLETRFQLCVDYVQILQFLHNSPLGVRVMCDSNDLTKTLSQYLVTDDFHLVVNDLDALPEVRVEEGKLIKCGHRQLFGDFVAPEQLWPFGESRPFNDEEMPPYDERIDIWRIPNVVDKLLGRVQNSNKVRRLLLGIHESCKREDPDERPTVGEVLEMFIRVQKLVKSGFKVDL